In Saprospiraceae bacterium, a genomic segment contains:
- a CDS encoding two pore domain potassium channel family protein, with product MRNLLKKLFFGDKELHHPPGHKHVDRRKQNLKAIWNNEHHDDYGLEKIIRLFLAGIQFIFPVGHIKHLVEKKNPRYKDLVVDICIVLKLIFPVVALLNDWQYIPFIYWFMVWVAAETVFYIPAMIFASDTHMRPRSYRRSMLLLFLNYMELILVFGVLYSAGDHFNKAFVHWFDGIYFSISTATALGPGDYIPSTLTAKILISIQQILFLWFVVISLNFFTSNIERKGYFSNGRN from the coding sequence ATGCGAAATCTTCTTAAGAAACTCTTCTTTGGAGACAAAGAGCTACACCACCCACCTGGTCACAAACATGTAGACCGCCGTAAACAAAATCTCAAAGCTATTTGGAACAACGAACACCACGATGATTACGGACTTGAAAAGATCATTCGTTTGTTCCTTGCCGGAATTCAATTTATTTTTCCAGTTGGGCACATCAAACACCTCGTTGAGAAAAAAAATCCCAGGTATAAAGACCTCGTTGTTGACATTTGTATTGTATTGAAACTCATCTTCCCTGTCGTGGCATTGCTCAACGACTGGCAATACATTCCTTTCATTTATTGGTTTATGGTATGGGTAGCTGCAGAAACAGTATTTTATATCCCGGCCATGATCTTTGCTTCAGACACGCATATGCGACCAAGATCTTATAGAAGATCCATGTTGTTGCTGTTCCTGAATTACATGGAACTGATATTGGTATTTGGCGTTTTGTACTCAGCCGGAGACCATTTCAACAAAGCATTTGTACACTGGTTTGATGGAATTTACTTTAGTATTTCCACAGCAACTGCACTCGGCCCTGGCGATTATATACCCAGTACTCTTACAGCTAAAATACTGATCTCCATTCAGCAGATTCTTTTTCTTTGGTTTGTAGTTATTTCACTCAAT
- a CDS encoding helix-turn-helix transcriptional regulator, with translation MKSEKIVQKNIPKIEFKVCFDDGDLQLHIIEDLISQTDRFLVLLPSKVQILFSLSGPVTFIFSPHYRRNLAQNHAFVIYQPEGELQIQLQAEKDIPLIHLSIRLDKLHQLFSPHPLVQSAPIFDPQNAQHKFYEELEISGELHIVLKQLEQKIRLEPANRLYFQAKTLEILSLLYAEKQTNAEYCPFLKNELTVRKIKDAKSILLEQFKHPPTIPELAKSVQLNEYQLKAGFKEIYGQGPYHYLMSYKMEMARRLLSEQNLQVKQVAHEMGYTNISHFIEAFKKQFGITPKKLLMSK, from the coding sequence ATGAAATCGGAAAAAATCGTACAAAAAAATATCCCTAAAATAGAATTTAAAGTCTGTTTTGACGATGGCGATTTACAGTTACATATCATTGAAGACCTTATAAGCCAGACAGATCGTTTTCTCGTGTTATTACCCTCAAAGGTTCAGATTTTATTTAGTTTGTCGGGTCCTGTAACATTCATTTTCAGTCCGCACTATCGGCGCAACCTGGCTCAAAATCATGCCTTTGTCATTTATCAACCGGAAGGAGAACTCCAGATCCAACTCCAGGCTGAAAAGGACATTCCTTTAATCCATCTGAGTATCCGTCTTGACAAACTTCATCAACTGTTTAGTCCGCATCCACTTGTGCAATCAGCTCCCATTTTTGATCCTCAAAATGCGCAACACAAATTCTATGAAGAACTTGAGATCAGTGGGGAGTTGCATATTGTACTCAAACAACTCGAACAAAAAATTCGATTAGAGCCGGCAAACCGTTTGTATTTTCAGGCCAAAACGCTGGAAATTCTGAGCTTGCTCTATGCTGAAAAACAAACCAATGCCGAATATTGTCCCTTCCTGAAAAATGAATTGACGGTTCGAAAAATTAAAGACGCAAAAAGTATTTTGTTGGAACAATTTAAGCATCCACCAACCATTCCCGAATTGGCAAAATCGGTCCAGCTCAACGAGTACCAGCTTAAGGCTGGATTTAAGGAAATCTACGGACAAGGGCCCTATCATTATCTCATGAGTTATAAAATGGAAATGGCCAGACGATTGTTGTCAGAACAAAACCTGCAAGTCAAACAAGTAGCCCATGAAATGGGATACACCAATATCAGTCATTTTATTGAAGCCTTCAAAAAACAATTTGGCATCACGCCAAAAAAATTGTTGATGTCGAAATAA
- a CDS encoding TonB-dependent receptor: MRSLPYFLAILIMGQGFGQQDTLEIAEIVISATRTEKKLTAVPMPTLLIKAKEIQITGTSRLQDLLTEQVGLSVVPQINGFGNGLQVQGLNPDYTLIMVDGEPVIGRLTGNLELNRFTLGNVKQVEIVKGPSSSLYGSEALGGVVNILTQSASENKAIVDLKHSTNNTYDLGLQGQVVIKDFSLTGFVNHFRTDGFDLFENSFGQVVSPYYNTTLQLKPKYEFKQAHVLSIHTRWFKETQDNQYQVISGVDSIRVSGQAFVEDLSLSPRLKLRLNSRTFLSLHYYYSKYSTQTELFEIDDQKQYYTDDFKQELQKPEFITNLQFDGGHTLTAGAGAHFESVETSRYGDAELKEQQSYFGFAQHEWSLADKWEFVSGLRYDRNAVYGNQWSPKFALQYTFNKNLSLKASVGTGFKAPDFRYLYLNFRNSAAAYSVFGTEQVVAQLQQLEKNGEILLYFSNPNEIGKLDAERSLAFNLGLHYNIKKDFTLDLNLFRNDLEGLIESIPVAMTTDMRNIYSYDNIKQAYTHGGEVSLKKTWNSGIQIHFSSQWLFAKDKEIVSEINRGQIYGRDPVTKESYRISQSDYFGLYNRSRHTEMVKVFYTPKQGQWDASIRMTYKSKFGIQNSAGSVQGINRPSSDINGNAILDRYDHFVDAYVLVNASLGKTIGNRLYIQCGAENITDFKDPINLPQLPGRILFIKLNFKIFKNNAI, encoded by the coding sequence ATGAGGAGCTTACCGTATTTTTTAGCGATCCTGATCATGGGACAAGGATTTGGGCAGCAAGACACACTTGAAATTGCGGAAATCGTCATTTCGGCCACCCGGACCGAAAAAAAACTGACTGCAGTCCCGATGCCAACACTACTTATAAAGGCTAAAGAGATCCAAATTACGGGAACTTCCAGACTTCAGGATCTGCTTACAGAGCAAGTCGGTTTGAGTGTTGTTCCTCAAATCAATGGTTTTGGCAATGGCTTGCAAGTTCAGGGCCTGAATCCCGATTACACGCTTATCATGGTGGATGGCGAACCCGTCATTGGAAGATTAACCGGAAATCTCGAACTTAACCGATTTACCCTTGGCAATGTCAAGCAGGTTGAAATTGTAAAAGGTCCAAGTTCGAGTTTGTATGGATCAGAAGCCTTAGGTGGCGTTGTAAATATATTGACGCAATCTGCAAGTGAAAATAAAGCTATTGTAGATTTAAAGCACAGTACAAATAATACCTACGATCTCGGATTGCAGGGACAAGTTGTAATAAAAGATTTTTCATTAACAGGCTTTGTAAATCATTTTCGCACGGATGGTTTTGATTTATTTGAAAACAGCTTTGGCCAGGTCGTTTCTCCTTATTACAATACAACATTGCAGCTTAAACCAAAATATGAATTTAAACAAGCTCATGTATTGTCGATCCATACCAGATGGTTCAAAGAAACTCAGGACAATCAATATCAGGTTATTTCCGGTGTTGATTCTATCAGGGTTTCCGGACAGGCGTTTGTGGAAGATTTGAGTTTAAGTCCGCGATTAAAATTGAGGCTAAATTCAAGAACTTTTTTAAGTCTTCATTATTATTACAGCAAATACAGCACGCAGACGGAGTTATTTGAAATTGACGACCAGAAACAATATTATACAGACGATTTTAAACAAGAATTGCAAAAACCTGAATTCATCACAAACCTGCAATTCGATGGTGGACATACCTTAACCGCGGGTGCAGGTGCTCATTTTGAAAGTGTCGAAACTTCCAGATATGGAGATGCCGAATTAAAAGAACAACAAAGTTATTTTGGCTTTGCGCAACATGAATGGAGTCTGGCTGACAAATGGGAGTTTGTTAGTGGTTTGCGTTATGACCGAAATGCAGTGTACGGAAATCAATGGTCGCCTAAATTTGCCCTGCAATACACGTTCAATAAGAATCTTTCACTAAAAGCATCTGTAGGAACTGGATTTAAAGCACCTGATTTTAGATATCTATACTTGAATTTTAGAAATTCTGCTGCGGCTTACTCGGTTTTTGGTACGGAACAAGTCGTAGCTCAACTTCAACAACTTGAAAAAAATGGGGAGATCCTTTTGTATTTTTCTAACCCCAATGAAATCGGCAAATTGGATGCCGAACGATCGTTAGCTTTCAATTTGGGCCTGCATTATAATATTAAAAAGGACTTCACGCTTGATCTTAATTTATTTAGAAACGATCTGGAAGGATTGATTGAAAGCATTCCGGTAGCCATGACTACCGATATGCGCAACATATATTCCTACGACAATATTAAACAGGCTTATACACATGGCGGTGAAGTTTCATTAAAGAAAACATGGAATAGTGGTATTCAAATCCATTTTTCGTCGCAATGGCTGTTTGCAAAGGATAAAGAAATTGTAAGTGAAATAAACAGAGGCCAGATTTACGGACGGGATCCGGTGACCAAAGAATCATACAGGATTAGCCAAAGCGATTATTTCGGATTGTACAACAGGTCCAGACATACAGAAATGGTCAAAGTATTTTATACCCCAAAACAAGGACAGTGGGATGCCAGTATCAGAATGACCTATAAGAGTAAGTTTGGCATTCAGAACTCAGCTGGTAGTGTGCAGGGCATCAATCGCCCGTCATCCGATATTAATGGGAATGCGATACTTGATCGGTATGATCACTTTGTGGATGCTTATGTTCTTGTTAATGCAAGTTTAGGAAAAACTATTGGAAATCGCTTATACATCCAATGTGGTGCAGAAAATATTACGGATTTCAAAGATCCAATTAATTTGCCCCAACTACCGGGACGAATTTTATTCATCAAATTGAATTTTAAAATTTTTAAAAATAATGCAATATGA
- a CDS encoding HmuY family protein — protein MKCYLKLMALGLLTFLISCDEDDDPATSGVVSVKINNLPADPPTGFDPNNGTPLGTTNKFTFFRFADSSIVVTADSATSKWDVGFRAQDIIVNSGSSGPGNAAAFTYTGLFNELESVPVDSIFKQDQLGALAIGRSWYNYDPVGMVLIPKPGRIIVIRTADNKYVKMEILSYYKDAPTTPTFMSPARYYTFRYVYQKDGSKSFK, from the coding sequence ATGAAATGTTACTTAAAATTAATGGCTTTGGGTTTGTTGACTTTTTTAATTTCCTGTGATGAGGATGATGATCCTGCAACAAGTGGAGTTGTTTCTGTAAAAATTAATAATTTGCCTGCAGATCCGCCTACAGGTTTTGATCCTAATAATGGTACTCCATTGGGAACTACCAATAAGTTTACATTTTTCCGTTTTGCAGACAGCTCAATCGTAGTAACTGCAGATAGCGCAACTTCAAAGTGGGATGTAGGTTTCAGAGCACAGGACATCATCGTAAATTCGGGATCTAGTGGACCCGGCAATGCAGCAGCTTTTACTTACACGGGCTTGTTCAATGAATTGGAATCAGTTCCGGTCGATAGTATATTTAAACAAGATCAGTTGGGTGCACTGGCCATTGGAAGAAGTTGGTACAATTATGATCCTGTAGGCATGGTATTGATCCCTAAACCGGGAAGAATCATTGTGATCCGCACTGCCGACAATAAATATGTTAAAATGGAAATTCTAAGTTACTATAAAGATGCGCCGACGACTCCCACATTTATGTCTCCGGCCCGGTATTATACATTCAGGTATGTGTACCAAAAAGATGGGTCAAAAAGTTTTAAATAG
- a CDS encoding right-handed parallel beta-helix repeat-containing protein encodes MRNLKTTQFHKAHLVMKCLQKWALFRFIFILFLIFVNLNFILGQSCDCTYDFGTHSGSTSLWSSAGVGGNGYVVDKTICVQGTLIIDVDARFLNCTFMMHPGSTIHVANFTLFKATSTNFIRCGLFNVMWNGIITTWGSQLDFNNNTISDANIGIYCYPNSIITQLIQNKFNRCYIGIEAYEIIADRPFVGNRYYSDGTLLPPKSGFPFAGMRIINTVGLISERSGFYEHMNWGIELYNSNYIGENITMQNGPTTIAMLNPGIGILSHGSNFTINNSFFRRIPFGIWSDQRSSSTITNNHFSNISFGVLVQNSPNLTINIHNNMMDTIRTSGIFIKDCAPHLETLVSDNMIVFSSNSLYGQPTESCFGITIDNDGDRIEAGRETQIFNNHVYQNTASPPTSFFGYFLYNTWSILCQGNTIDFGNPYVNANWGFYVNNCSRVNLNANTISGGGINHPSSTGIYLHQTHFSSLCCNTTSGIDVGTEFDGVCLDTRIRGSNFEGPYTTHAMLFFFTITAIQQLYPGNDWTGSAPVDARFVGDPITAFEDAFIVSTQGLPFHPDDPIDSPPFWFQRPMNPDPESSCFQDADCDGTPESICNDFPNGSLLLVSGYGGLHGEGLTWEARKTVLREFWKDPDFGCNGNMSNSFKSAHQNSNLGKLAQITNDISSVLTVPVAIAENLEDLSNTIDLETQAIISIDAWWEEEGADLEYWKQQRDIHIVNLLDAISQYDSILAAIHEEVLAAIPSIQSDLGEIIPQNIMEENDLYVTAIFLDKLVNLEYSLDSIQTQNLTGIANQCPFDGGSAVIRARALLWSPELENLHPGATCSGISGPRSGNKNAEVLDIQIMPNPNKGIFDLKIENYVKQSQYTIRVFDAQGKVIKNMNTKQQRNILDLSRNPGIYFINVLKTDGTSYTKKLFII; translated from the coding sequence ATGAGAAATTTAAAAACAACCCAGTTTCATAAAGCCCATTTGGTAATGAAATGTCTACAGAAATGGGCATTATTTAGGTTTATATTTATACTTTTCCTGATATTTGTAAACTTAAACTTTATTCTTGGCCAATCTTGCGACTGCACATATGATTTTGGCACTCACTCAGGAAGTACAAGCTTATGGAGTTCTGCAGGTGTTGGTGGTAATGGTTATGTTGTGGATAAGACAATCTGTGTACAGGGAACCTTGATCATTGATGTGGATGCGAGATTTTTAAATTGTACTTTTATGATGCATCCTGGATCAACAATCCATGTTGCTAATTTTACTTTATTTAAAGCGACATCTACTAATTTCATAAGATGTGGATTATTTAATGTGATGTGGAATGGGATAATAACGACTTGGGGTTCGCAATTGGATTTTAATAACAATACCATCAGTGATGCCAACATTGGTATTTATTGTTATCCTAATTCAATCATCACCCAGCTGATACAAAATAAATTTAACCGTTGTTACATCGGAATAGAAGCTTACGAAATCATTGCGGATAGGCCGTTTGTAGGGAATCGTTATTATTCTGATGGAACTTTGCTTCCTCCAAAATCGGGCTTTCCATTTGCCGGTATGCGTATCATTAATACGGTTGGACTCATCAGTGAGCGTTCAGGGTTTTATGAGCACATGAATTGGGGAATCGAATTGTACAACAGCAATTATATAGGTGAGAATATTACGATGCAAAATGGTCCAACTACAATTGCCATGCTCAATCCCGGAATTGGAATTTTATCACATGGTTCGAACTTCACAATCAATAACTCATTTTTTAGAAGGATCCCTTTTGGGATTTGGTCAGATCAGAGATCCTCATCAACCATAACGAACAACCATTTTAGCAATATTTCGTTTGGAGTTCTTGTTCAGAATAGTCCGAACCTGACTATTAACATCCATAATAATATGATGGATACCATTCGAACATCTGGTATCTTTATTAAAGATTGTGCGCCACACCTGGAGACTTTGGTATCTGATAATATGATTGTCTTTAGTTCCAATTCACTTTATGGCCAACCAACGGAAAGTTGTTTTGGTATTACCATAGACAATGATGGAGATAGAATAGAAGCGGGAAGAGAAACACAGATTTTCAACAATCATGTTTACCAAAATACTGCTTCACCTCCAACATCCTTTTTTGGATATTTTTTATACAATACCTGGTCGATTCTCTGTCAGGGCAACACCATTGATTTCGGTAATCCTTATGTAAATGCTAACTGGGGATTTTATGTCAATAATTGTTCCAGGGTCAATTTAAATGCCAATACGATAAGCGGTGGGGGTATCAATCACCCATCATCTACCGGCATTTATCTTCATCAAACCCACTTTAGTAGTCTTTGTTGCAATACGACAAGTGGCATTGACGTAGGAACAGAATTTGATGGAGTATGCCTTGATACGCGTATCCGGGGCAGCAATTTTGAAGGACCATATACGACCCATGCGATGTTGTTCTTTTTTACGATCACTGCAATACAACAGCTGTACCCGGGCAATGATTGGACGGGCAGTGCCCCTGTGGATGCACGATTTGTTGGTGACCCGATAACTGCATTTGAAGATGCTTTTATAGTATCAACCCAGGGCCTTCCATTTCATCCTGACGATCCTATTGATAGTCCACCATTTTGGTTCCAAAGGCCAATGAATCCCGATCCGGAAAGCAGCTGTTTTCAAGATGCAGATTGTGACGGTACTCCGGAATCAATATGTAATGATTTTCCAAATGGTTCACTGCTTTTAGTGAGTGGATATGGTGGACTGCATGGCGAAGGCTTGACCTGGGAAGCAAGAAAAACTGTTTTGCGAGAGTTTTGGAAGGATCCTGATTTTGGGTGTAACGGTAACATGTCAAATAGTTTTAAATCAGCGCATCAGAATTCAAATCTGGGAAAACTTGCGCAGATCACAAATGACATAAGTTCCGTGTTAACTGTTCCGGTAGCCATAGCCGAGAATCTGGAAGATCTTTCAAACACAATAGATTTAGAGACACAGGCAATCATAAGTATTGATGCCTGGTGGGAGGAAGAAGGGGCAGATTTGGAATATTGGAAACAACAACGCGATATCCATATTGTAAATTTATTGGATGCCATCTCACAATATGATTCCATATTGGCCGCAATTCACGAAGAGGTGTTGGCAGCCATTCCTTCGATACAATCAGATCTTGGCGAAATAATACCTCAAAATATTATGGAGGAGAACGATCTGTATGTTACAGCTATCTTTTTAGATAAACTGGTGAACCTAGAATACAGTTTGGATTCTATCCAAACACAAAATTTGACCGGTATTGCAAATCAGTGCCCTTTTGATGGAGGCAGTGCTGTGATCAGGGCAAGGGCATTGCTTTGGAGTCCTGAGTTGGAGAATTTACATCCCGGGGCAACTTGTTCTGGCATTTCCGGACCCAGATCAGGAAATAAAAATGCTGAAGTTTTAGATATTCAAATAATGCCCAATCCAAATAAAGGCATTTTTGATTTGAAAATTGAAAACTATGTAAAGCAAAGTCAATACACAATCCGTGTATTTGATGCACAGGGAAAAGTGATCAAAAATATGAATACAAAGCAACAAAGGAACATCCTGGATCTTAGTAGAAATCCAGGAATCTACTTTATCAATGTTTTGAAAACTGATGGAACGAGTTATACAAAAAAACTATTCATTATTTAA
- a CDS encoding T9SS type A sorting domain-containing protein: MKHKSNLLLSILVFGWTALFAQWEDYNWMLGASSPQSDSTWSRIHWTFKDDNSYSEYRTYKVEHLLEFTNASISDNSGKLLFYTNGRSVFNRDYQKMPNGDGLNPGRYANSSMETGYKLIHGAIILPWPEHPGKYFIFHVTTDNIPFVWYSLNLFTTLVDMDLDLGKGDVVYKNKSVYADSLVNGSLSACRHANGRDWWLPSFYYSGKKCFMFLLDPTGVSLHHVQDIPHTFETSGRGQSQFSPDGTRYAFFHQNSYSYREFFLADFDRCTGLFTNIEYSTMPRFDIAALAFSPNSRFIYLGTAYELYQLDLSKKDAFKNRLRVDSIDGFSSFPLFTSYFSFMQLAPDQKIYINNGRGPDYLSTIEKPDLEGKDCDVRQHNIHITSNATIPNFPYFRLGAMDGSLCDTLARGRLPLAQWSAKKDSTKPLKVNFTDSSLYQVREWYWNFGDPGSGLNESRLPNPAHEFSKDGMYNVCLVVKNEIGTDTFCNNVNVEIVSTNDMYRDHETLKEIQIIPNPFSEYIHINIPTRKKLKYQLYNMLGSQLRIDELNNENNTIEMKEYPNGIYRIVILEEEKKIYTSLLMKVGM, encoded by the coding sequence ATGAAACATAAATCTAATTTACTGCTGTCCATCCTTGTTTTTGGATGGACAGCTTTATTTGCTCAGTGGGAAGATTATAATTGGATGTTGGGAGCTTCTAGTCCCCAATCAGATTCCACTTGGAGTAGAATTCATTGGACATTTAAAGATGACAATTCATATTCTGAATACAGGACTTACAAAGTTGAGCATTTACTAGAATTTACCAATGCCTCCATTTCAGACAATTCCGGAAAACTGCTGTTTTATACAAATGGGCGCTCTGTTTTTAACCGCGATTATCAGAAAATGCCAAATGGTGACGGATTAAATCCGGGCAGGTATGCCAACAGTTCGATGGAAACCGGATATAAATTAATTCATGGAGCTATCATACTTCCATGGCCGGAACATCCCGGTAAATATTTTATTTTCCATGTCACCACAGACAATATTCCCTTTGTATGGTATTCTCTAAACCTGTTTACGACATTGGTAGATATGGACCTGGATCTTGGCAAAGGTGATGTTGTGTATAAAAATAAATCCGTATACGCCGATAGTTTGGTCAATGGCAGCCTTTCGGCTTGTCGACATGCGAATGGCAGGGATTGGTGGCTGCCCAGTTTTTATTACTCCGGTAAAAAATGTTTCATGTTCTTACTCGATCCTACGGGTGTCAGCTTGCATCATGTGCAGGATATTCCCCATACTTTTGAAACAAGTGGAAGAGGACAATCTCAATTCAGTCCGGACGGAACCCGTTATGCTTTTTTTCACCAAAACAGTTATAGTTACCGCGAGTTTTTCTTAGCAGACTTTGACCGTTGTACAGGACTTTTTACGAATATAGAGTACAGTACGATGCCAAGATTTGATATTGCAGCGCTCGCTTTTTCACCCAATAGCCGGTTTATATATTTAGGCACAGCTTACGAACTTTACCAACTGGATCTGTCAAAAAAAGATGCTTTTAAAAATCGATTGCGGGTAGACAGCATAGATGGATTTAGCTCCTTTCCATTGTTCACTTCCTATTTTTCATTCATGCAATTAGCCCCAGATCAAAAGATTTATATCAATAATGGTCGTGGTCCTGATTATTTAAGTACGATCGAAAAGCCGGATCTCGAAGGAAAGGATTGTGATGTCCGCCAGCACAACATACACATCACGAGCAATGCCACCATACCTAATTTTCCTTATTTCCGCTTAGGAGCTATGGATGGGAGCCTTTGTGATACCCTGGCCCGTGGGCGACTACCCTTGGCGCAATGGTCCGCTAAAAAAGATAGCACCAAGCCCCTTAAGGTGAATTTCACAGATAGCAGCTTGTATCAGGTAAGAGAATGGTATTGGAATTTTGGAGATCCGGGAAGTGGATTGAATGAAAGCAGACTTCCAAATCCTGCGCATGAATTTTCAAAAGATGGGATGTATAATGTTTGTCTGGTGGTGAAAAATGAAATTGGAACGGACACATTCTGTAACAACGTAAATGTGGAAATCGTGTCAACCAATGATATGTACCGGGATCATGAGACATTAAAAGAAATACAGATTATTCCAAATCCCTTCAGTGAATATATTCATATAAACATTCCAACAAGGAAGAAATTGAAATATCAACTTTACAATATGCTGGGTAGTCAATTAAGAATTGATGAATTGAATAACGAAAATAACACGATTGAAATGAAAGAATATCCAAATGGAATTTATAGAATTGTCATTTTGGAAGAGGAAAAAAAGATTTATACATCTTTATTGATGAAAGTGGGGATGTAG
- a CDS encoding SPFH domain-containing protein, which translates to MNHAVREKTFKAVSGWWILVVVLLLPYIVFMSQQIILYVIGGIIWLLLISGFIVINPNSSRVLTLFGKYVGTIREDGFFWANPFFIKRDLSLRARNFESERLKVNDKRGNPIQIGVVLVWKVQDTFRAQFEVEDFIHYVKVQTDAAVRKLAGSFAYDHVDDHDEITLRSSELEVNRVLEAELQERLSFAGIEVLESRIGYLAYANEIAAAMLKRQQAEAIVSARFKIVEGAIGMVEGALKQLEQKGIVQLDSHEKAKLVSNLMVVLCSEKETTPVVEASA; encoded by the coding sequence ATGAATCATGCAGTAAGAGAAAAAACATTTAAAGCCGTTTCCGGTTGGTGGATATTGGTCGTCGTATTGTTGTTGCCTTATATCGTGTTTATGAGCCAGCAGATTATTTTATATGTAATCGGAGGTATTATTTGGTTATTGTTGATATCAGGTTTTATTGTGATCAACCCCAATAGTTCGCGGGTTTTGACCTTATTTGGAAAATATGTTGGAACCATTCGTGAAGATGGTTTTTTCTGGGCTAATCCGTTTTTTATAAAACGGGATTTATCACTGCGTGCCCGAAATTTTGAAAGTGAACGATTGAAAGTCAATGATAAACGTGGAAATCCGATTCAGATTGGGGTTGTTTTGGTTTGGAAGGTCCAGGATACTTTCAGAGCACAATTTGAGGTCGAGGATTTTATTCATTATGTAAAAGTGCAAACGGATGCTGCAGTAAGAAAACTGGCCGGTAGTTTTGCATATGACCATGTGGATGATCATGACGAAATCACCTTGCGTTCATCTGAGTTGGAGGTGAACAGGGTGCTGGAAGCAGAATTGCAGGAACGATTATCTTTTGCGGGCATTGAAGTTCTGGAATCGCGTATCGGTTATCTTGCTTATGCCAACGAAATTGCAGCAGCTATGCTAAAGCGCCAACAGGCGGAAGCGATCGTATCTGCAAGATTTAAAATTGTAGAAGGTGCCATTGGTATGGTGGAAGGCGCATTGAAACAACTCGAGCAGAAGGGCATCGTCCAATTGGACTCGCACGAAAAAGCAAAATTGGTGAGTAACCTGATGGTCGTCTTGTGCTCGGAGAAGGAGACAACACCGGTGGTGGAGGCGTCTGCGTAG